AGTGGGTAACACAGGATTGGGATGGCATCATCCCCGGCTTGATTGCAGGAAAATACGACACAATCATCGCATCCATGTCCATCACGCCCGAGCGTGAAGAAAAGATCAGTTTCTCCGAGAAATATTACAATACACCTCCGGGCATGGCTGTACAAAAGGGCTCTGACCTGAAGAGTACAAGCCCTGCTGACTTGGCTGACAAGAAAATTGGTGCACAGTCTTCCACAACGCACTCCATTTATTCCGAGCAGTTCTATCCTGACTCCAATGTAAGCCTCTACCCGACCTCTGAAGAGTACAAGCTGGACCTTGAAAACGGCCGCGTTGATGCTGTGGTTGACGATGTTATGGTGCTGACAGAGTGGGTTAAATCCGATGAGGGCGCGTGCTGTGAAATTCTTGGTACTATGAAGTCTGTTGAAGAAATTCATGGCGCAGGTGCTGGTATTGGCGTTCGCAAAGGCGATGAAGAGTTGGCAGAAAAGCTCACAGCTGCCATTGCTGCAATCCGCGCCAACGGAAAGTACAAGGAAATTAACGACAAGTACTTTACCTTCGACGTTTATGGCGAGTAATATCCCATTAACTAATTGATAACCAGAGCGGCGGGAACCCCTCCCGCCGTTCCGCATATCTACGAAAGGGATTCCCTTCGGAATGGATCAAATAATAATGCTGTTGGGGTTTGGGCCCACAGGTTGGGGAGATGAAATAGCAACCGGCATCATGATGACCGTCGGTCTTGCGCTTGCCAGCCTGCCTTTTGGGCTGGTCACCGGTTTTCTCATAGCCCTTGCAAAAAACTCAAATGAACCAAGTATCCGAACCGCCGCGAATATCTACACCACACTGTTTCGCGGTCTACCTGAACTTTTGACCCTATTCCTCGTTTATTACGGTGGCCAAATTCTCATCCAGAAAATTTTGAGCTACTTCGGAATTGGGTATTTTGAAGTGAATGCCTTTCTGGCCGGGATGATCGCACTCTCGCTCGTATTCTCGTCCTATGCATCCGAAGCTTTCCTGTCCGCGTTCCGCGCCATCTCCATCGGCCAGTACGAAGGAGCTCATGCTCTCGGGTTAAGCCAAGTGCAAACCTTGCGCCTTATTATCTGGCCGCAACTTCTGCGCCTGTCCTTGCCTGCCCTTGGCAACCTTTGGCTGATTTTGTTGAAAGAGACTTCCCTTGTCTCCATTATCGGTCTGGCAGATATCATCAGGTATTCCAATATGGCAGCCCGGACAACGAAGGAGCCCTTCTTGTTTTTCAGCGTTGCTTGCGTGATCTACCTTGTTCTGGCGGCCCTTTCTTCCGGTGTTATAAAACGCATTGAAAACTGGACCAAACGGGGTGAGGTGCAAAGATGAGCAGCTATTCCACCTATGTAAGTCCACAGCAAATTGAGGCACGCCCCGCTCCCGCAGCCTTGAAACGCACTTGGTCCATAGCCCGCGCTTTTGGCAGCTTATGGCTGGCAGCCTGGGCACTGGGCGCAGTTGGCATCCTTCTGTTTCTTGCTCAAAGCAACCATGTTGTCTTTGACCTTGGCTGGTCTGGATGGGTTCCCTTTCAAAATTCCGTTGAGATTTCGGCAAACCCCAAGTTCTTGACGAAATACGGTCCCAAACTGTTGAGCGGCCTGCTGATTACCCTTCAGCTACTGGCTATTTCTCTTGTGCTGGGCGCCCTGCTTTCCGCCCCGCTCACCGCCATGCGCCTGTCTAAGAACAAAGTTCTTTCGACCATTGCCTATGGGTATGTCTACTTCTTCCGCGGAACGCCCCTGCTGGCTCAGGTCTTCCTCATCTATTATGGGGCAGGTTCCTTTCAGGCGGAACTGAAAGCCATTGGCGTGTGGTGGATACTGCGCGAGGC
This genomic window from Pseudovibrio sp. M1P-2-3 contains:
- a CDS encoding ABC transporter substrate-binding protein, whose amino-acid sequence is MRFMRFAAIAAVALSAIGGAEAKEWTKIRMGTEGAYPPFNYTTADGTLTGFDVEIGNALCEEMQVECEWVTQDWDGIIPGLIAGKYDTIIASMSITPEREEKISFSEKYYNTPPGMAVQKGSDLKSTSPADLADKKIGAQSSTTHSIYSEQFYPDSNVSLYPTSEEYKLDLENGRVDAVVDDVMVLTEWVKSDEGACCEILGTMKSVEEIHGAGAGIGVRKGDEELAEKLTAAIAAIRANGKYKEINDKYFTFDVYGE
- a CDS encoding ABC transporter permease is translated as MDQIIMLLGFGPTGWGDEIATGIMMTVGLALASLPFGLVTGFLIALAKNSNEPSIRTAANIYTTLFRGLPELLTLFLVYYGGQILIQKILSYFGIGYFEVNAFLAGMIALSLVFSSYASEAFLSAFRAISIGQYEGAHALGLSQVQTLRLIIWPQLLRLSLPALGNLWLILLKETSLVSIIGLADIIRYSNMAARTTKEPFLFFSVACVIYLVLAALSSGVIKRIENWTKRGEVQR
- a CDS encoding ABC transporter permease, giving the protein MSSYSTYVSPQQIEARPAPAALKRTWSIARAFGSLWLAAWALGAVGILLFLAQSNHVVFDLGWSGWVPFQNSVEISANPKFLTKYGPKLLSGLLITLQLLAISLVLGALLSAPLTAMRLSKNKVLSTIAYGYVYFFRGTPLLAQVFLIYYGAGSFQAELKAIGVWWILREAWFCAILAFTLNTSAYQVEILRGSIENMPKGQWEAAAALGLPKWVTFWKIILPQALIVSLRPYGNEIVLLIKGSAIVAIITILDLMGETRRAFSRTYDFQAYVWAAVLYLIMVETLRRLWDKLENRLTRHLKR